From a region of the Synechococcus sp. PCC 7335 genome:
- a CDS encoding M23 family metallopeptidase: protein MYLSMLITQGIVPICLLLWQGLGRSHSRLGWLLKTLLVAAYLAAVSLVGMWPVLLSWWMPYLYWTIWFLLAALTYSRHKNLVLWPKRTFWGILKVFICGGLVGFLTVYSLQAAKGYALPDEQPVSLAFPLRGGDYSVFNGGSQALLNSHVLTLNNPESRSYRGQGYGIDIVKLNRFGSRAAGLVPKDIEKYEIFGETVYAPCSGTVISLRRDRPNMIPPQPDRTYIPGNHVLLRCREADVLLAHFSPGSITLNAGDSVTTGQPLGTVGNSGNSNEPHLHIHAQRPGSETDPLNADPLPVLFDSALGGNSNQRYLVRNARISKQSKFIRSLYGQHIETTLSPRIFS, encoded by the coding sequence ATGTATCTCTCAATGCTAATTACGCAGGGCATTGTTCCTATTTGTTTGTTGCTTTGGCAGGGGTTGGGTCGATCGCACAGTCGGCTAGGATGGCTGCTCAAAACGCTGTTGGTGGCTGCTTACTTAGCTGCAGTTTCTCTGGTTGGGATGTGGCCTGTTTTACTCAGCTGGTGGATGCCTTATCTGTACTGGACGATTTGGTTTTTGCTAGCCGCGCTGACCTACAGTCGTCACAAAAATCTGGTTCTCTGGCCCAAGCGTACTTTCTGGGGAATCTTGAAAGTCTTTATCTGTGGTGGACTCGTGGGTTTTCTCACTGTTTACTCGCTACAGGCTGCCAAAGGCTACGCCCTCCCTGATGAACAGCCCGTTTCGCTAGCATTTCCGCTGCGCGGTGGCGACTACTCTGTCTTTAATGGCGGTAGTCAGGCGTTGCTCAATAGCCACGTTCTAACGTTAAACAACCCAGAATCTCGCAGCTATCGTGGCCAGGGCTACGGTATAGATATTGTCAAACTCAATCGGTTTGGCAGTAGGGCGGCGGGCCTAGTTCCCAAGGATATAGAAAAGTACGAAATTTTTGGTGAAACCGTGTATGCCCCCTGCTCGGGTACGGTGATTTCTTTGCGACGCGATCGCCCCAATATGATTCCACCTCAGCCCGATAGAACCTACATCCCCGGCAACCATGTACTGCTGCGATGCCGCGAAGCAGATGTACTGCTGGCCCATTTCTCTCCGGGCAGCATCACGCTGAACGCAGGCGATTCGGTCACAACCGGTCAGCCGCTGGGCACTGTCGGCAACTCAGGCAACAGCAATGAACCTCATCTACACATTCATGCTCAGCGACCTGGCAGTGAGACCGATCCGTTGAATGCCGATCCGCTGCCAGTGTTGTTTGATAGCGCACTAGGAGGAAACTCAAACCAGCGCTATCTAGTGCGAAATGCTCGCATCTCAAAACAATCAAAGTTCATTAGAAGCCTGTACGGCCAACATATCGAGACAACTCTATCTCCGAGGATCTTCAGCTAA
- a CDS encoding NuoF family protein, with amino-acid sequence MNLSNLQQTLAQPKTPCRIRCCTVGGCLSANGLAVKTALQTAVADHHLAEQVKVKGVGCLGLCSKGPLVQIDPDGRLYEQVTPEQATQLVQMATDSSWSDDLSEPRIRPSDFQPDQHPFFTQQQHIVLENSGKVDPEKIEDYVALQGYAALYRVLREYSPDEVTKAIAQSGLRGRGGAGYPTGLKWETVAKMPPGQKYVVCNADEGDPGAYMDRSVLESDPHRVLEGMAIAAYAVGATQGYIYVRGEYPLAINHLQTAIQQARKHGLLGSQIFDSPLDFRIDLRIGAGAFVCGEETALMASIEGRRGIPEQRPPYPAESGLWGRPTLINNVETYANIAPIIRNGADWFAGIGTGKSKGTKVFSLTGKVQNAGLIEVPMGISLQAIVDDIGGGAAAGRSVKAVQTGGPSGGCIPASAFETSVDYESLKQLGSIMGSGGLIVMDDQTSMVDVARYFMEFCMEESCGKCIPCRAGTVQLYQLLCKFTQGQANSADLTQLEQLCDMVKHTSLCGLGQAAPNPVISTLQYFRGEYLALM; translated from the coding sequence ATGAATTTGAGTAATTTACAACAGACATTAGCCCAGCCCAAAACGCCCTGTCGCATCCGCTGCTGCACGGTGGGTGGATGCTTGTCAGCTAATGGCTTAGCGGTCAAAACAGCGCTGCAAACAGCGGTTGCTGACCATCACTTAGCCGAGCAAGTGAAGGTGAAGGGCGTCGGCTGTCTGGGACTGTGCAGCAAAGGCCCTTTAGTGCAAATTGATCCAGACGGCAGGCTGTACGAGCAGGTCACACCTGAGCAAGCCACACAGCTCGTCCAGATGGCTACTGATAGCAGCTGGTCTGATGATCTATCTGAACCACGCATTCGCCCCTCCGACTTTCAGCCCGACCAGCACCCTTTTTTCACGCAGCAGCAGCACATCGTTCTAGAGAACAGTGGCAAGGTCGATCCTGAAAAAATAGAAGACTACGTCGCCCTTCAAGGCTATGCGGCGCTGTACCGGGTGCTGCGAGAGTATTCGCCTGATGAAGTGACTAAAGCGATCGCCCAGAGCGGACTGAGAGGGCGGGGTGGGGCGGGCTATCCTACCGGGCTGAAGTGGGAGACAGTGGCAAAAATGCCGCCGGGTCAAAAGTATGTGGTGTGCAATGCCGACGAGGGCGATCCAGGTGCCTACATGGATCGTAGCGTGTTAGAGAGCGATCCGCATCGGGTGTTAGAAGGCATGGCGATCGCGGCCTACGCAGTCGGCGCTACCCAAGGCTATATCTACGTGCGAGGTGAGTATCCGCTGGCGATTAACCACTTGCAAACGGCAATCCAACAGGCCCGAAAGCACGGATTGCTTGGCAGCCAAATCTTTGATTCTCCGCTCGATTTTCGAATTGATCTGCGGATTGGGGCAGGCGCCTTCGTCTGCGGAGAAGAAACCGCGCTCATGGCCTCTATCGAAGGCAGACGCGGCATTCCAGAACAGCGTCCGCCCTATCCAGCCGAGTCGGGGCTGTGGGGCCGCCCGACTTTAATCAACAATGTGGAAACCTACGCTAACATTGCGCCCATCATTCGGAATGGAGCGGACTGGTTTGCGGGTATTGGCACTGGGAAAAGCAAGGGCACCAAAGTCTTTTCGCTCACCGGAAAAGTTCAAAATGCCGGGCTGATTGAAGTGCCGATGGGGATCTCTTTGCAAGCAATTGTTGACGACATTGGCGGGGGAGCAGCGGCGGGTCGCAGTGTCAAGGCAGTGCAAACGGGCGGTCCCTCGGGCGGCTGCATTCCAGCCTCGGCTTTTGAAACTTCTGTCGATTACGAATCGCTCAAGCAGCTAGGGTCGATTATGGGTTCGGGTGGGTTGATTGTAATGGACGATCAGACCAGCATGGTCGATGTGGCTCGCTATTTTATGGAGTTCTGCATGGAGGAGTCTTGCGGCAAGTGCATTCCCTGCCGGGCGGGTACGGTGCAGCTCTATCAGCTACTGTGCAAGTTCACACAAGGGCAGGCAAATAGCGCTGATTTGACCCAGCTAGAACAGCTTTGCGATATGGTGAAACATACCAGCCTGTGCGGATTAGGTCAGGCTGCGCCTAATCCGGTGATTAGTACTTTGCAATACTTTAGAGGAGAATATCTGGCCCTGATGTAG
- a CDS encoding F0F1 ATP synthase subunit epsilon produces MSQLTAMNLQITLPHHLLLEKRIKRLLAEGVHGSFGLRPNHLDCLSILQPGIFVYEALDGVEHYLGVGSGMLVKQGSRVFVSASNAVPGDDLAQLQQAVAKQFNQLDEQARLVESALARLESGLARHFSILVEGT; encoded by the coding sequence ATGAGCCAGCTGACTGCCATGAACTTACAAATTACCTTGCCTCACCATCTACTTTTAGAAAAAAGGATCAAGAGGCTATTGGCTGAGGGTGTACATGGCTCATTTGGGCTACGACCTAATCACCTTGACTGCCTATCTATCTTGCAGCCAGGCATCTTCGTATACGAGGCTTTAGATGGTGTAGAACATTACCTTGGTGTGGGGTCAGGAATGCTGGTAAAGCAAGGCAGCCGGGTATTTGTTTCGGCCTCGAACGCAGTTCCGGGCGATGATTTAGCGCAGTTACAACAGGCGGTAGCAAAGCAGTTTAACCAGCTAGATGAGCAGGCTCGGCTAGTGGAATCAGCCCTAGCCCGACTGGAATCAGGATTAGCTCGCCACTTTAGCATTTTGGTAGAAGGAACCTAA
- the atpD gene encoding F0F1 ATP synthase subunit beta, translating to MASSPNHYRSATYTVDPEGAAVGTVTAIRGSVVDVRFPHRVPRLYNLLQAKGNIAIEVLSHLSEQTVRGIALTPVQGLARGASVTDTGNSLQVPVGAKLLGRVFNVFGDPIDGQAAVAGPRRSLHASPVPLSQRATQTDILETGIKAIDLLAPIERGGKAGLFGGAGVGKTILITEMIHNVVRQYRGVSLFCGIGERSREGEELYREMKSAGVLDNTVMVFGQMNEPPGARFRVGHAALTMAEYFRDEMHRDVLLMIDNVFRFIQAGSEVSGLIGQLPSRVGYQPTLATDLAALEERICSTQSAAITSVQAVYVPADDLTDPAAVHTFSHLSASIVLSRKRMSEGLYPAVDPLQSGSKLLTPSVVGQRHYKIAQAVRITLADYEELKDIIAMLGLEELAEQERATVYRARRLERFLTQPFFTTESFTNLPGQWVSLSETLKGCERILADEFSELPERELYMIGPIGDVKGRQQAQAAAQRKTQRDKEKEKPKK from the coding sequence ATGGCGTCATCGCCTAACCATTACCGCTCAGCCACCTATACTGTGGATCCAGAAGGCGCCGCAGTTGGCACCGTTACCGCCATTCGCGGCAGCGTCGTCGATGTTCGTTTTCCCCATCGTGTGCCTCGTCTATACAACCTGCTACAGGCAAAAGGCAATATTGCCATCGAAGTCTTAAGCCATCTGAGCGAACAAACCGTGCGAGGTATCGCCCTGACGCCTGTTCAAGGGCTAGCTCGGGGCGCATCTGTGACTGATACCGGAAATTCCTTGCAGGTGCCTGTCGGGGCTAAGTTGCTAGGGCGCGTGTTCAACGTTTTTGGCGATCCTATTGATGGGCAAGCTGCCGTTGCTGGGCCTCGGCGATCGCTCCACGCATCTCCCGTGCCCTTGAGCCAGCGGGCTACCCAAACCGATATTCTAGAAACCGGCATCAAAGCCATTGATTTGCTCGCACCGATTGAGCGCGGCGGCAAAGCTGGCCTTTTTGGCGGGGCGGGCGTCGGCAAAACAATTCTCATTACTGAGATGATCCATAACGTGGTGCGTCAGTATCGAGGCGTGAGTTTGTTCTGTGGAATTGGAGAGCGATCGCGTGAAGGCGAAGAGCTATACCGCGAGATGAAGTCAGCGGGCGTATTAGACAACACCGTGATGGTCTTTGGTCAAATGAACGAGCCGCCCGGTGCCCGCTTTCGCGTGGGTCACGCTGCCCTGACGATGGCCGAATACTTTCGCGATGAAATGCATCGTGACGTGTTGTTGATGATCGATAATGTCTTTCGGTTTATCCAGGCGGGATCGGAAGTGTCGGGGCTAATAGGCCAGCTACCTTCGCGGGTAGGCTATCAGCCGACATTAGCAACCGATTTGGCCGCTTTAGAAGAGAGAATTTGTAGTACTCAGTCGGCAGCGATTACCTCAGTTCAGGCCGTGTATGTCCCTGCCGACGATCTTACCGATCCCGCGGCGGTACATACCTTTTCTCACCTATCCGCGTCCATTGTGCTCTCTCGTAAACGCATGAGTGAGGGCCTTTACCCAGCCGTTGATCCGCTTCAGTCAGGCTCCAAACTGTTAACGCCTTCAGTCGTAGGCCAACGCCATTACAAAATTGCCCAAGCTGTCCGCATCACCCTCGCCGACTACGAAGAACTCAAAGACATCATCGCCATGCTAGGACTAGAAGAATTAGCCGAACAAGAACGCGCCACCGTCTACCGGGCCCGGCGACTAGAGCGCTTCTTAACCCAGCCTTTTTTCACGACGGAATCTTTTACCAATTTGCCAGGCCAGTGGGTATCGCTGAGTGAAACTCTCAAGGGGTGCGAGCGGATTTTGGCAGATGAGTTTTCTGAGCTGCCCGAAAGAGAGCTGTACATGATCGGCCCTATTGGAGATGTAAAAGGTCGGCAACAGGCTCAAGCCGCCGCACAGAGAAAAACCCAAAGAGATAAAGAAAAAGAGAAACCAAAAAAGTAG
- a CDS encoding universal stress protein, whose protein sequence is MYKTILVALDTDEDCSSVFDQALDLAKSTNATLDLLGVLTPANDDTIPLTAYYPDFGGYPLTVDAETWESCRKRYKAYKENGKAVLMRFAEQAAAVGVQTKVTQAEDTPGRAICDRAKAKAIDLIVVGSHGRKGLSEIFMGSVSNYVMHRAPCSVLVVHTPPNNQKQNTTAEVAESVA, encoded by the coding sequence ATGTATAAGACAATTCTGGTCGCCTTAGACACCGACGAAGACTGTTCATCTGTCTTTGACCAAGCGCTCGATTTGGCAAAGTCAACTAACGCGACACTAGATCTATTGGGCGTTCTGACACCCGCCAACGACGATACAATTCCGCTAACTGCCTACTATCCTGATTTCGGTGGCTATCCACTCACTGTCGACGCTGAAACCTGGGAGAGCTGTCGGAAGCGCTATAAGGCCTACAAGGAAAATGGGAAAGCGGTGCTGATGCGCTTTGCCGAACAGGCTGCAGCAGTGGGCGTACAGACGAAAGTCACTCAAGCAGAAGACACCCCTGGGCGAGCCATTTGTGATCGCGCCAAAGCCAAAGCCATTGATCTGATCGTCGTCGGCAGCCATGGACGCAAGGGTCTAAGCGAGATATTCATGGGCAGCGTCAGCAACTACGTCATGCACCGCGCCCCCTGCTCTGTGCTAGTCGTGCATACACCACCCAATAATCAAAAGCAAAACACAACTGCTGAAGTCGCTGAGTCGGTAGCTTAA
- the ppsA gene encoding phosphoenolpyruvate synthase: MVQTPKSPPTSVSTETTFILKFEQVGIQDVPSVGGKNASLGEMIQQLSPQGVRVPTGFATTAAAYNSFIRSGGLVQKMRSHLDSLDTENIQALRAAGQAVRDLILETPFPKDLETAIAKAYLELCEQTQNSTLDVAVRSSATAEDLPDASFAGQQETYLNVHGVKGVLAACHKCFASLFTDRAISYRTLQGFDHFSIALSVGVQQMVRSDLATAGVMFSIDTETGFEHAALIAAAYGLGENVVQGTVTPDEYLVFKPTLQQGYRPILKKQLGSKAVKMVYDSGGNKLTKNVAVEAGDRNQFALTDDEILTLARWACIIEDHYSTVRGLPTPMDMEWAKDGLIGELFIVQARPETVQSQKSSSVLRRYRLQSEDNAAAEALSSPLITGQAVGEMIGQGAARVIQSAANIADFQPGEVLVTPRTDPDWEPIMKRASAIVTDQGGRTCHAAIIAREMGIPAIVGCGDATRRIEPGVPVTVTCAEGEVGKVYDGLIPFKVEEAAIDNLPSTRTQIMMNVGNPEEAFRLAAIPCDGVGLARLEFIIANHIKVHPLALLQFDQLTSEQDKRAIAQLTALYERKSDYFVERLTHGIATIAAAFYPKPVVIRLSDFKSNEYANLLGGKDFEPIEENPMLGWRGASRYTDPRYRDAFALECLALKQVRGQMGLTNVIPMVPFCRTPEEGQAVLNEMASHGLVRGQDGLQVYVMCEIPNNVILVEEFAEVFDGFSIGSNDLTQLTLGLDRDSALVAHLFDERSAGVKKIVSMAIDGVRRSHRKIGLCGQAPSDYPEFAQFLVEEGIDSISLNPDSVIKTTLAIAAIEQGTSTFTQPFYL, from the coding sequence ATGGTACAGACTCCCAAATCTCCCCCAACTTCAGTCAGCACCGAAACGACCTTTATTCTCAAATTCGAGCAGGTTGGCATTCAAGATGTTCCTTCTGTCGGTGGAAAGAACGCCTCCTTGGGAGAGATGATTCAGCAGCTTAGTCCGCAAGGTGTGCGCGTACCTACAGGCTTTGCCACCACTGCGGCTGCGTACAACTCTTTCATTCGATCGGGGGGACTGGTGCAAAAGATGCGATCGCACCTAGATTCGCTAGATACCGAAAACATTCAGGCCCTGCGAGCGGCTGGCCAGGCGGTCAGAGACCTGATTCTAGAAACGCCTTTTCCCAAAGACCTAGAAACCGCGATCGCCAAAGCCTATCTAGAGCTGTGCGAGCAGACCCAAAATTCGACGCTCGACGTGGCCGTGCGCTCTAGCGCCACCGCAGAAGATTTGCCCGACGCTAGCTTTGCGGGGCAGCAAGAAACCTACCTCAACGTCCACGGTGTCAAGGGTGTCTTAGCCGCCTGTCACAAGTGCTTTGCCTCGCTGTTTACCGACCGGGCGATCTCATATCGCACGCTGCAAGGATTTGACCATTTCTCGATTGCGCTCTCTGTGGGCGTGCAGCAAATGGTGCGCTCTGATCTGGCCACCGCTGGCGTGATGTTTTCAATTGATACGGAGACTGGCTTTGAGCATGCAGCTCTGATTGCGGCGGCCTATGGACTGGGCGAAAACGTGGTTCAAGGCACGGTGACGCCGGACGAATATCTGGTGTTTAAGCCGACGCTGCAGCAAGGATACCGGCCCATTTTGAAAAAACAGCTAGGCAGTAAAGCCGTCAAGATGGTCTATGACAGCGGCGGCAACAAGCTGACGAAAAACGTGGCGGTAGAAGCGGGCGATCGCAATCAGTTTGCCCTCACTGATGACGAGATTCTGACGCTGGCGAGATGGGCCTGCATCATCGAAGACCACTACTCAACTGTGCGTGGACTGCCGACGCCGATGGACATGGAGTGGGCTAAAGATGGCCTAATTGGCGAGCTGTTTATTGTGCAGGCGCGGCCCGAAACCGTGCAGTCGCAAAAGTCTAGCTCAGTGCTGCGTAGATATCGCCTTCAGAGTGAAGATAATGCGGCAGCAGAGGCATTATCTTCGCCGCTCATCACAGGGCAGGCCGTCGGCGAAATGATTGGCCAGGGCGCTGCTCGGGTGATTCAATCTGCCGCTAATATTGCTGACTTTCAGCCGGGAGAAGTGCTGGTCACTCCGCGCACCGACCCGGACTGGGAGCCGATCATGAAGCGAGCGAGCGCCATTGTGACCGATCAGGGGGGCCGGACGTGTCACGCGGCTATCATCGCCCGAGAGATGGGCATTCCTGCGATTGTAGGCTGTGGTGATGCCACGCGTCGGATCGAGCCTGGAGTGCCTGTGACGGTCACCTGCGCGGAAGGTGAAGTCGGTAAGGTCTACGACGGCCTGATTCCTTTTAAGGTGGAAGAAGCCGCCATCGACAATCTGCCGTCTACGCGCACCCAAATCATGATGAATGTCGGCAACCCAGAAGAGGCGTTCCGACTAGCGGCGATTCCCTGCGATGGCGTAGGGCTAGCGCGGCTAGAGTTTATCATCGCTAATCATATCAAGGTTCACCCACTAGCGCTGCTGCAGTTTGACCAGCTGACTAGCGAGCAAGATAAAAGAGCGATCGCCCAACTCACCGCCTTATACGAGCGCAAATCCGACTACTTTGTTGAGCGTCTAACCCACGGTATTGCCACCATTGCCGCCGCCTTCTATCCCAAGCCTGTCGTGATTCGGCTCTCGGACTTCAAGAGCAACGAATACGCCAATCTACTAGGCGGAAAAGACTTTGAGCCGATTGAAGAGAATCCGATGCTGGGCTGGCGCGGCGCATCCCGCTATACCGATCCGCGCTATCGCGATGCCTTTGCCCTTGAATGCTTGGCACTAAAGCAAGTGCGGGGCCAGATGGGTCTGACCAACGTAATTCCGATGGTGCCATTTTGCCGCACCCCTGAAGAAGGCCAAGCAGTGTTGAACGAAATGGCCAGCCACGGCCTGGTGCGCGGCCAAGACGGTCTGCAGGTTTATGTGATGTGCGAGATTCCTAATAATGTCATTTTGGTCGAAGAATTTGCCGAAGTCTTTGATGGATTTTCGATCGGTTCTAACGACCTGACGCAGCTGACGCTCGGACTCGATCGAGACTCGGCGTTGGTTGCCCACCTGTTCGATGAGCGCAGCGCTGGGGTGAAGAAAATCGTCAGCATGGCCATTGACGGCGTCAGGCGGTCACACCGCAAGATTGGCCTATGCGGTCAAGCGCCTAGCGACTATCCAGAGTTCGCTCAGTTTTTGGTCGAAGAAGGCATTGATTCGATTAGTCTCAATCCCGACTCGGTAATCAAAACAACATTGGCGATCGCCGCGATAGAGCAAGGCACATCAACCTTTACGCAGCCTTTCTATCTCTAG
- the hoxE gene encoding bidirectional hydrogenase complex protein HoxE codes for MPTSPASTQPTSTESTPVQGHSVEGDLEDKRWQLLAATMKRHQYRSDALIEVLHKAQELFDYLSPTLLAEVAKSLQLPLSQVYGVATFYHFFSLAPSGHHSCTVCLGTACYVKGAAQLLAKLEQRLGIQPGQTTADGEMSLSTARCLGACGIAPVVVVDDAIAGHQTTETIIQRIDASLQDKPAHESAHEFE; via the coding sequence ATGCCCACCTCCCCAGCATCCACACAACCCACATCGACTGAATCGACACCTGTACAGGGCCATTCGGTAGAGGGAGATTTAGAAGACAAACGATGGCAGCTGTTGGCAGCGACGATGAAGCGCCATCAGTATCGCTCAGATGCGCTCATCGAAGTTTTGCACAAGGCGCAGGAGCTGTTTGACTATCTTAGTCCGACGCTGTTGGCCGAAGTCGCAAAGTCTCTGCAGTTGCCGCTCAGCCAAGTGTACGGCGTTGCCACCTTTTATCACTTTTTCTCCTTGGCCCCGAGCGGCCATCATAGCTGTACGGTCTGCCTGGGTACGGCCTGCTATGTCAAGGGGGCAGCGCAGCTACTGGCTAAGTTAGAACAGCGTTTGGGCATCCAGCCCGGACAGACAACGGCAGATGGAGAGATGTCGCTTTCGACAGCTCGCTGTTTAGGGGCCTGTGGAATTGCGCCAGTAGTGGTGGTAGATGATGCGATCGCGGGCCATCAAACGACTGAGACTATTATTCAGCGAATAGACGCCAGCTTACAGGACAAACCAGCTCATGAATCTGCCCATGAATTTGAGTAA
- a CDS encoding universal stress protein → MLNKILVAIDESAASQRALASAIEFASALKAELVLVHALDVFAPSSPERPSLSFNSYSMALEKAVQETYQSEWNQFVNHYDALLKQKKEKAKAVGIKASYEQPYGRPGPAICEVARSHKVDLIMIGSRNHTYLKELVLGSVSNYIIHHAPCSVTVIHSVPPQETSLAKRAELASIGQA, encoded by the coding sequence ATGTTAAACAAGATTTTGGTCGCCATTGATGAATCGGCTGCTAGCCAGCGAGCGCTAGCCTCGGCGATAGAATTTGCCTCAGCGCTAAAGGCGGAGCTGGTGCTAGTACATGCCCTAGACGTCTTCGCCCCCTCTAGCCCAGAACGGCCCTCTCTCTCTTTTAACAGCTATTCGATGGCATTAGAAAAAGCGGTTCAAGAAACCTATCAGAGTGAATGGAACCAGTTTGTCAATCACTACGACGCGCTGCTAAAGCAAAAAAAAGAAAAGGCAAAAGCAGTAGGCATAAAAGCTAGCTACGAACAGCCCTACGGTCGGCCTGGTCCTGCCATTTGTGAAGTGGCAAGAAGCCATAAGGTCGATTTGATTATGATTGGTAGCCGTAATCACACTTACCTAAAAGAGCTAGTGCTAGGCAGCGTTAGCAACTACATCATTCATCATGCGCCCTGTTCAGTAACGGTAATCCATTCCGTGCCCCCTCAGGAGACCTCCCTAGCAAAACGCGCAGAGCTAGCCTCTATTGGCCAAGCTTAG
- a CDS encoding YadA-like family protein: MKRTTSLASARFSGVCLATAALAALPLSAFAQQLPDYSYVGLGGGDDGFVINSKITLGDNFSIRPSVATDFDFDDSEDVSYLLPITYDLNAVDGGGRVYPFVGAGLGGDLGDDSTIDFAITGGVDYRFANRWVANGAVNYLPFADGDEVDFSLGVGYTFGGSY; the protein is encoded by the coding sequence ATGAAACGTACTACTTCTCTAGCTTCTGCTCGTTTTTCGGGCGTCTGCCTAGCAACTGCCGCACTAGCAGCACTGCCGCTGAGCGCCTTTGCACAGCAGCTTCCCGACTACAGCTATGTAGGGCTCGGGGGTGGCGATGACGGTTTTGTCATCAATAGCAAGATTACCCTCGGTGACAATTTCTCTATTAGGCCATCGGTTGCTACCGACTTTGACTTTGACGATAGTGAAGATGTGTCTTATCTCTTGCCCATCACCTACGACCTCAATGCTGTAGATGGCGGTGGCAGGGTCTATCCCTTCGTAGGGGCAGGCCTCGGTGGCGATCTGGGCGACGACAGCACAATCGACTTTGCGATTACAGGTGGAGTAGACTACCGATTCGCCAACCGCTGGGTTGCTAACGGCGCTGTCAACTATCTTCCGTTTGCCGATGGCGACGAAGTTGACTTCAGCTTGGGGGTCGGCTACACCTTTGGTGGTAGCTACTAA
- a CDS encoding DUF4327 family protein, with amino-acid sequence MTTQLRPRVYTLDMLRDEARALVDRHIVDRQQPIHALCRFLPDEGWKCIEVALEEDEFLLRDRIIDLLAKETWEED; translated from the coding sequence ATGACCACACAGCTCAGACCAAGAGTTTATACCCTTGATATGCTTCGTGATGAGGCTCGTGCCTTAGTCGATCGACATATCGTTGATCGGCAGCAGCCGATTCACGCACTTTGCCGATTTTTGCCCGACGAAGGCTGGAAGTGCATTGAAGTCGCACTAGAAGAAGACGAGTTTTTGCTGCGCGATCGCATTATCGATCTGCTTGCAAAAGAGACTTGGGAAGAAGATTAA
- a CDS encoding VOC family protein: MGRTSIETAHVIARPETAERPSLRVLGWNHINISASPALIEQVKRFYVEIVGLTVGPRARLDHEGYWLYAGRSPILHLSARAHLTEAGEQKGFLSHVSLSCVGLRDAIARLQEAEIPYRVATVLDTGQTQLFVRDPAGISVELTFFNEFLT; the protein is encoded by the coding sequence ATGGGTAGGACGAGTATTGAAACTGCACATGTGATCGCACGGCCAGAAACCGCAGAACGGCCTTCGCTACGTGTGCTGGGTTGGAATCACATTAATATTTCTGCTTCGCCAGCGTTGATAGAGCAGGTAAAGCGCTTTTATGTTGAGATTGTTGGCCTGACGGTGGGCCCAAGAGCCCGGTTAGACCATGAGGGATACTGGCTGTATGCGGGGCGCTCTCCTATTTTGCATCTGAGCGCTCGTGCTCACTTGACAGAAGCGGGAGAGCAAAAGGGATTTTTGAGTCATGTTTCGCTAAGCTGTGTGGGGTTGAGGGATGCGATCGCCAGACTACAGGAGGCGGAAATCCCTTATAGAGTTGCGACTGTTTTGGATACTGGACAAACTCAGCTGTTTGTAAGAGATCCAGCTGGTATTAGCGTGGAGTTAACGTTCTTTAACGAGTTTTTGACTTAG
- a CDS encoding CBS domain-containing protein codes for MKVSDIMTTDVVTIRSSATVAKAATLMRQKGVHALVVERTDELDAYGIVAIGDIVGQVIAFGRDPNQIRVYEIMSKPCVVLNPSLRVEYAARLLTQSNLHSAPVIQSELLGILSVSDILERGSSIENPRELLLVGEIEALSEAAELVCEDKGPNSTACAQAWARVDALQAELAHQHSVSLDHVASELFYEDYPEAFVDREYDAWCSG; via the coding sequence ATGAAAGTATCGGATATTATGACAACCGACGTGGTCACCATTCGTAGTTCGGCAACGGTCGCAAAAGCCGCTACCCTAATGCGCCAAAAGGGCGTTCATGCACTGGTAGTAGAGCGCACAGATGAATTGGATGCTTATGGCATTGTTGCCATTGGCGACATTGTGGGTCAGGTGATTGCCTTTGGCCGTGATCCCAATCAGATACGGGTGTACGAGATTATGTCTAAGCCCTGCGTTGTGCTCAATCCGAGTCTAAGAGTCGAGTATGCGGCGCGTTTGCTCACGCAATCTAACCTTCACAGTGCGCCAGTCATTCAGTCTGAGCTACTGGGCATTTTGTCCGTTTCTGATATTTTAGAGCGCGGTAGCTCGATAGAAAATCCACGCGAGCTGTTGCTAGTCGGCGAGATCGAGGCACTCTCTGAGGCGGCAGAGCTGGTGTGCGAAGATAAAGGGCCAAATTCTACCGCTTGCGCCCAAGCTTGGGCACGAGTCGATGCGCTACAGGCAGAGCTAGCCCATCAGCATTCTGTATCGCTCGATCATGTGGCCTCTGAGCTATTTTACGAAGACTATCCAGAAGCCTTTGTGGACAGAGAGTACGATGCCTGGTGCAGTGGCTAA